One window of the Yamadazyma tenuis chromosome 6, complete sequence genome contains the following:
- the PAP1 gene encoding polynucleotide adenylyltransferase (COG:A; EggNog:ENOG503NUH2; BUSCO:EOG09260VYK): MASRIFGVTPPISTDNPSPKEITLNDQLIAELKARGSFESEQATRKRVEILNLFQKLVQEFVHKVSKSKNMSEGMAKDAGGKIFTFGSYRLGVYGPGSDIDTLVVVPKHVTREDFFSVFESIVRERPELEEITSVPDAFVPIIKIEFDGISIDLICATLNVPQVPLNMTLDDKNLLRNLDERDMRALNGTRVTDEILQLVPKPTVFKHALRCIKMWAQARAVYGNVFGFPGGVAWAMMVARICQLYPNAVGAVIVDKFFNIYTKWNWPQPVLLKPIEDGPLQVKVWNPRLYTNDRNHRMPIITPAYPSMCATHNITSSTQKVILSELVKGVDIVGDIKLGKRTWSDLFQRHDFFFRYKFYLCIVVGTKANEEEHSKWSGFVESKLRLLVQKLEATSGIEIAHPYVKDFNDSYDINDLEPFEVVNSYGILSGASVLNKLQKVEPRTIHGSEKEGDTPTKTLHLMKLFIGLDVSLNKSNDSTSKQPKKLDIQYPCSEFYNICKGWLGFQEGTHFIQIKNVKLYELPDDVFEEGEKRPIKQSKKRKADSKGDIQKRSKSAVPI, from the coding sequence ATGGCTTCCCGGATATTTGGTGTCACTCCTCCAATCTCAACAGATAATCCCTCACCCAAAGAGATTACTCTAAATGATCAACTAATCGCTGAATTGAAAGCTCGTGGCTCTTTCGAGAGTGAACAAGCAACCAGGAAAAGAGTTGAGATTCTCAATCTTTTTCAGAAGTTAGTTCAGGAGTTCGTTCATAAAGTTTCCAAAAGCAAAAATATGAGTGAAGGCATGGCGAAGGATGCTGGTGGGAAGATTTTCACATTCGGATCTTACAGGCTCGGCGTCTATGGTCCGGGATCAGATATTGACACCTTGGTTGTTGTACCAAAACACGTGACAAGAGAGGACTTTTTTTCTGTTTTTGAATCAATCGTAAGGGAAAGACCAGAATTAGAGGAAATAACTTCAGTTCCAGATGCTTTTGTCCCTATTATCAAAATCGAGTTCGATGGGATCTCTATCGATTTAATTTGTGCTACCTTGAATGTGCCTCAGGTTCCCTTGAACATGACTTTAGATGATAAGAACTTGCTCAGGAATCTCGATGAAAGGGACATGAGAGCCTTAAATGGAACTAGGGTGACTGAtgagattcttcaactaGTACCAAAACCAACAGTTTTCAAGCATGCTCTTCGTTGTATAAAGATGTGGGCACAAGCTAGAGCAGTTTATGGAAATGTATTTGGATTCCCAGGAGGTGTAGCCTGGGCAATGATGGTTGCAAGAATTTGTCAACTCTACCCAAATGCTGTCGGGGCAGTAATAGTGgacaaattcttcaatatatACACGAAGTGGAACTGGCCTCAACCAGTGTTATTAAAGCCTATAGAAGATGGACCACTTCAAGTGAAGGTCTGGAATCCAAGATTGTATACAAACGATAGAAATCATCGAATGCCAATAATCACGCCAGCATATCCTTCCATGTGTGCGACACATAACATAACGAGCTCTACTCAAAAGGTCATACTTTCAGAATTGGTAAAAGGTGTGGATATCGTTGGTGACATCAAGTTAGGCAAGAGAACGTGGTCGGATCTTTTCCAACGACATGACTTTTTTTTTAGATACAAGTTTTACTTAtgtattgttgttggtacCAAAGCgaatgaagaagagcatTCAAAATGGAGCGGGTTTGTGGAAAGTAAGTTGAGGCTTTTGGTTCAAAAATTAGAAGCAACTAGTGGTATTGAGATAGCGCACCCTTATGTGAAAGACTTCAATGACAGTTATGATATCAATGATTTAGAACCATTTGAAGTTGTGAACTCCTACGGAATATTAAGTGGCGCCAGCGTGTTAAATAAATTACAGAAGGTGGAGCCCAGAACTATACATGGGTCAGAGAAAGAGGGAGACACCCCCACAAAAACTTTACATTTAATGAAGTTATTCATCGGTCTTGATGTAAGTTTGAATAAATCTAATGACTCAACGAGCAAGCAGCCTAAGAAGCTTGATATTCAGTATCCATGTTCTGAATTTTACAACATCTGCAAAGGGTGGCTTggatttcaagaaggaaCCCACTTTATACAGATAAAGAACGTAAAACTTTATGAACTACCTGATGATGTGTTTGAGGAAGGCGAAAAACGGCCCATTAAACAGTCTAAAAAACGGAAAGCCGATAGTAAGGGAGATATACAGAAAAGGTCAAAAAGTGCTGTTCCAATTTAA
- a CDS encoding uncharacterized protein (EggNog:ENOG503PXTQ): MSSRISESLNDSVDDYNRFIKVLSFKPSDIPVSLYLHFLYEHKFSLDERTRNLFVSRLAFHNLYEHIWKVFIDESSTINDIEELAIIIGETAKENNNIDIGLLKALIEAQGNIPNQSLKAVLLDCISHNFDISRNTLSEALITYDQHPSLSKPLSVMNIYEVILILRQKLHAHEDVNAEVKTLHDLCISKKGNIAGWFAFITENIESKSLDKELLELILQMMKGAGLNDYDISRIIDLNIMSSSSIYELFQQEYVYSNISWSLNRLTNKLIDRDVDSLLSRIVLEHHNELSNDILVSCLQEMFKKEHESFLKCLRSMLDAQNHRKYEQVYKHFFETYRPNGIESILLHKAMLKTNNSHDFYLRLRVHLPIAENERRETIELYRDFITAEIRPTTVLLELIRSMMVRNRVLDANVIDELVKTSILKLTKVTPMGIQVIDEKKKIKLNNTVRAIAQSLSILETQEGMIVLNNLYQCFVNSKEFSNMDLRLRLKIYKTLLLEVFRFISRDASRNIDIGLLAKDLIIDDKIRSYICYFYEVKNCPTKSLQIVKEFADDKSKFTKNIMDGVEAGILSSKLEVDEKLELYKSFRKELSLYGFKAKIKPKNIVSLMQLVLKSQSGVLKEGSLDRILSFSLKQGVPYHVINKLVKQKRTR; encoded by the coding sequence ATGTCTAGTCGTATTTCTGAATCTTTGAATGATTCTGTTGATGATTATAATCGATTCATCAAAGTCCTAAGTTTCAAGCCTTCTGACATTCCGGTATCATTATATCTTCATTTCTTATATGAGCACAAGTTTTCATTGGATGAGCGAACAAGGAATCTTTTCGTCAGTCGACTAGCATTTCATAATCTTTATGAACATATTTGGAAAGTCTTCATAGATGAGTCGAGCACCATTAACgacattgaagaacttgcCATAATTATAGGAGAAACAGCAAAAGAGAATAACAATATAGATATCGGACTATTAAAAGCATTGATAGAGGCTCAAGGTAACATTCCCAACCAGTCATTGAAAGCTGTGCTTTTAGACTGTATATCCCACAATTTTGATATCCTGAGGAACACCTTGAGCGAAGCCTTGATTACTTATGATCAACATCCCAGTCTTTCTAAACCCTTATCGGTTATGAATATTTATGAAGTGATCTTAATTTTGAGACAGAAGCTTCATGCTCATGAAGATGTTAATGCTGAGGTGAAAACGCTTCATGACCTCTGTATTTCCAAGAAAGGTAATATCGCTGGATGGTTTGCCTTTATAACCGAAAACATAGAAAGCAAGTCCCTTGACaaggaattgttggaaCTCATTCTCCAGATGATGAAAGGGGCAGGTCTCAATGACTATGATATTCTGAGGatcattgacttgaacataatgtcgtcttcatcaatttatgaacttttccaacaGGAATATGTATATTCCAACATAAGCTGGTCGTTGAATAGGTTGACGAATAAGCTTATTGATAGAGATGTAGATTCTTTGCTTTCAAGAATTGTTTTGGAACACCATAATGAGCTTAGCAATGACATCTTAGTAAGTTGCTTACAGGAAATGTTTAAAAAAGAACATGAGTCGTTTTTAAAATGCTTGCGTTCAATGCTTGATGCACAGAACCACCGCAAGTATGAGCAGGTTTACAAGCATTTTTTTGAGACATATAGACCAAATGGCATAGAGCTGATCTTGCTCCACAAGGCCATGTTGAAAACTAACAATTCTCATGACTTTTACTTAAGGTTGAGAGTCCACCTTCCAATCGCTGAGAATGAAAGGCGGGAAACAATAGAATTATACAGGGATTTTATCACTGCTGAGATCAGACCTACGACAGTTCTCCTTGAGTTAATAAGAAGTATGATGGTAAGGAACCGAGTCTTAGATGCTAATGTGATTGATGAGCTTGTCAAAACTTCTATATTAAAACTAACTAAAGTGACTCCCATGGGAATACAGGTAATAGATGAGAAAAAGAAAATAAAACTCAACAATACTGTTCGAGCAATAGCACAATCTTTATCCATCCTTGAAACCCAGGAGGGTATGATTGTGCTCAACAATTTGTACCAATGCTTCGTTAACTCCAAGGAATTCTCAAATATGGACCTTCGCCTCAGACTTAAGATTTATAAAACATTGCTTTTGGAAGTTTTCAGATTCATTTCAAGGGATGCACTGAGGAATATTGATATCGGTCTATTGGCCAAAGATCTCATCATAGACGATAAAATTCGGAGTTATATCTGTTACTTTTACGAGGTCAAAAATTGTCCCACaaaatctcttcaaatcgTGAAAGAGTTTGCTGATGATAAGAGCAAATTCACCAAGAATATAATGGATGGAGTAGAAGCAGGTATACTATCATCCAAACTCGAAGTAgatgaaaaacttgaactttaCAAGAGTTTCAGAAAAGAGCTCAGTTTATATGGTTTTAAGGCAAAGATAAAGCCTAAGAATATCGTTCTGCTCATGCAGTTAGTGCTCAAGTCACAGAGCGGTGTTTTGAAGGAGGGCTCACTAGACAGAATTCTCTCGTTTTCTCTAAAACAAGGTGTACCCTATCATgtaatcaacaagttggtgaagcAAAAAAGAACTAGGTGA
- the RCY1 gene encoding F-box protein: endocytic membrane traffic, recycling ReCYcling 1 (COG:U; EggNog:ENOG503NUKZ; BUSCO:EOG09260NXJ): protein MAQVIWNSDIDVYNPDVIAIPVAQGIVKYLAIADLLVFSRVSKNAYKTVNDPQIWISMLKEIGLWRKEGTNETKDINSLKLNALNCMDQACSTPARAKKIVLGIHKSLEKFYVDLLSNKSYDKLKIFQEFQSPEEQCKILNNLMQYSHLDKNDETRFTIQEKLGSLFEIFENALLRELDIHFDLEDYSTMKRFVNVIIELNNHQTLIDFFMQKSIFDNHDNVFGLLEYFNPEEFFTNKTVGEELEYELNSSRFNELMNQLITMFNYESRTIDLIFPKTVPMMYKVSEELILNQLADIFNRLIEASKGKKLYLSIVPYLYDKIVNSFISKLNQSENLGGNYLNLIQELFDMSFEQVVTEYSREEIVSFKGLSNQKIQEWKESIERREVETSQNILRNVKTETKNDFLTSFRKAFAVGSNRNTEDEQVENESYSEIQAKEKILTENMKSINKIFSLKLAMQILNDGKNCLIRMLHFKDFTIVSVRQSLMTSVQEIFISVLESIGNDHLKPGFDKALVYLRTYKPVEDDTHAPEPIKPLVLFSDLVNVADLIMQMVEIFYKEELINRRIIKNENSILNPSLQRKKKLEEMVDNYVADGLNIGIDVLIDEIEQAYSPVLQNNSYCPHNETSVEVQDSTPAARRVVSVLDGNFDLLVGCADKSVIDVFQQELAERFFQVIVKVMKSATISNTGAVTLISDLNIYYECILNHIKTNKRFILPLFESLKKVGSIYLIGGNDSKAIGKLVSDLSKFNGIFGQEEIYEFVQRREDWPLIKKDVEKIMYGLSLGDCVIA, encoded by the coding sequence ATGGCTCAAGTGATATGGAATTCAGACATTGACGTATATAATCCAGATGTGATAGCGATTCCTGTCGCACAAGGAATTGTTAAATACCTTGCCATTGCTGATTTATTGGTCTTCTCGAGGGTATCAAAAAATGCATACAAAACTGTGAACGACCCTCAGATTTGGATCTCTATGCTAAAGGAAATAGGACTATGGCGAAAGGAGGGGACtaatgaaaccaaagacatcaactctttgaaaCTCAATGCACTCAACTGTATGGACCAGGCATGTCTGACCCCCGCTCGTGCCAAAAAAATAGTTTTGGGTATCCACAAaagtttggaaaagttcTACGTGGACCTACTTTCTAATAAATCTTATGATAAGCTTAAAATCTTTCAAGAGTTTCAAAGTCCAGAAGAACAATgcaaaatcttgaacaatttgatgCAATATAGTCATCTCGATAAGAACGACGAAACAAGATTCACAATACAAGAGAAGCTTGGTTCCTTGTTTGAGATTTTCGAAAATGCCTTGCTTCGAGAACTTGATATACATTTTGATCTTGAGGATTATTCCACTATGAAGAGGTTCGTCAACGTGATAATTGAATTGAATAATCACCAAACATTGATTGACTTTTTCATGCAGAAGAGCATTTTTGATAACCATGACAATGTTTTTGGTCTATTAGAATATTTCAACCCTGAAGAATTCTTCACGAATAAAACTGTAGgtgaagaattggaataCGAATTAAATTCATCAAGATTCAATGAATTGATGAACCAATTGATTACAATGTTCAACTATGAATCAAGGACAATTGATCTCATTTTCCCCAAAACTGTACCTATGATGTACAAAGTTAGCGAAGAACTAATTTTGAATCAGTTAGCGGACATTTTCAACAGGTTGATAGAGGCTTCCAAGGGCAAAAAGCTATACTTGCTGATAGTTCCTTATCTATATGACAAGATAGTCAACAGTTTCATCTCAAAATTAAATCAAAGTGAAAATCTTGGAGGAAACTACCTCAATTTGATACAGGAATTATTCGACATGCTGTTTGAGCAAGTAGTTACAGAGTACTCCAGAGAAGAAATAGTGTCTTTTAAAGGTTTGTCTAACCAGAAAATTCAAGAATGGAAAGAATCCATTGAGAGAAGAGAAGTAGAAACTAGTCAGAATATTCTACGGAATGTGAaaacagaaacaaaaaATGACTTTTTAACAAGTTTCAGAAAAGCTTTTGCCGTCGGGTCAAATAGAAATACAGAAGACGAGCAAGTTGAAAACGAATCATATTCGGAGATTCAAgccaaagagaaaattTTGACGGAAAACATGAAGTCCATTAATAAGATATTCAGTTTAAAGCTTGCTATGCAGATTTTGAATGACGGAAAGAACTGTCTAATAAGGATGTTACATTTCAAGGATTTTACTATTGTGAGTGTTCGCCAGTCTTTGATGACTTcagttcaagaaattttCATATCTGTTCTAGAGCTGATTGGAAACGATCACTTAAAACCTGGATTCGATAAGGCGTTGGTGTATTTGAGAACTTACAAGCCCGTGGAAGATGATACACATGCTCCTGAACCAATCAAGCCATTGGTTTTGTTTTCTGATTTGGTGAATGTTGCCGATTTGATAATGCAGATGGTTGAAATTTTTTATAAAGAGGAATTGATAAATCGCCGTATTATCAAGAACGAGAACTCAATTTTGAACCCATCTTTgcaaagaaagaaaaagttAGAAGAAATGGTTGATAATTATGTCGCCGATGGACTAAATATTGGTATTGATGTGTTGATCGATGAAATCGAACAAGCATATTCTCCAGTCTTACAAAACAATAGTTACTGCCCACACAATGAAACTTCTGTTGAAGTACAGGATTCTACACCTGCTGCGAGAAGAGTAGTACTGGTTTTGGATGGTAATTTTGACCTCTTAGTTGGCTGTGCAGATAAGTCTGTCATAGATGtgtttcaacaagaattaGCTGAAAGATTTTTTCAGGTAATTGTGAAAGTTATGAAGTCAGCGACTATTTCAAATACAGGAGCGGTGACACTCATATCAGATTTGAATATCTATTACGAGTGTATCCTTAATCACATAAAAACGAACAAACGATTTATACTTCCCTTGTTTGAATCACTTAAAAAAGTTGGCAGTATCTATCttattggtggaaatgaTTCAAAAGCCATTGGAAAACTCGTCAGTGATTTGAGCAAGTTCAATGGAATTTTTGGACAAGAGGAAATCTATGAATTCGTTCAAAGACGAGAGGATTGGCCATTaatcaagaaagatgtGGAAAAGATCATGTATGGTTTGAGTTTAGGTGATTGTGTTATTGCATGA
- a CDS encoding uncharacterized protein (EggNog:ENOG503PVE1): protein MGTERVYKAYDILSNPQEKVQLVEDILDKLAESGVAPGFSVKQRKVDLAGIISLAISGSDDVYFANIIYGKLSNKITKNECSMDLSLALKDLILKNVELGHHETALEIWRNSKDLKYVFDDPDVHLSFLGNLNGHYADLFLREANLDESKREIVDALIRVVGSKDSELLECIMLKIGSPVRRSTLSALFEAFLKQRKDAESEKVLQSIFKTRTGLAPQDFSQIAKKVLEVNDVEKAIDMASSYHIKISGGGYVHIFEHILMNEEPQKYNAFFNTMVEKMKDADNDSRSLLFPILVRYLSIKYHVRLSRSFISSMVKNFHTSDSTPDISELPDLGKYSLTNDIYNVIYFSPSSFQKGLVVLLEEALKSKELDIVKWCITELRQEGFLVQEILSLIKNFNPSLFRELFHEDIENSIR from the exons ATG GGAACTGAAAGGGTGTACAAAGCTTATGATATTTTATCTAATCC CCAGGAGAAGGTGCAGCTAGTTGAAGATATTCTTGATAAACTTGCTGAACTGGGAGTTGCACCAGGGTTCAGTGTGAAACAGAGAAAAG TGGATCTTGCGGGTATAATCTCTTTGGCCATATCGGGACTGGATGATGTGTACTTTGCAAATATCATCTATGGGAAGCTAAGTAACAAAATCACAAAAAATGAATGTTCCATGGACCTTCTGCTagctttgaaagatttaattttgaaaaacGTAGAGTTGGGACATCACGAAACTGCATTAGAGATATGGAGAAActccaaagacttgaaatATGTATTTGATGATCCTGATGTGCATTTATCATTTCTTGGTAACTTGAACGGACATTATGCCGACCTTTTCCTACGAGAGGCGAACCTAGATGAATCCAAAAGAGAAATTGTGGATGCTTTGATACGGGTTGTTGGATCTAAAGATTCTGAGTTACTTGAGTGTATAATGTTGAAGATCGGGTCTCCTGTGAGACGTCTGACACTTTCTGCTTTGTTTGAAGCATTTCTCAAGCAAAGGAAGGATGCTGAATCAGAGAAGGTCCTTCAGTCAATATTTAAAACAAGAACAGGTTTAGCTCCCCAAGATTTTAGCCAAATAGCCAAAAAAGTGTTAGAAGTGAATGATGTGGAGAAAGCCATTGATATGGCACTGAGTTATCATATCAAAATATCTGGAGGTGGTTACGTACATATTTTTGAGCATATCCTTATGAATGAAGAACCTCAGAAATACAATGCATTCTTCAATACGATGGTAGAAAAAATGAAGGATGCTGATAATGACTCAAGATCATTACTTTTTCCTATACTTGTTAGATATTTGTCAATCAAGTATCATGTACGTTTAAGTCGAAGCTTTATCAGTTCTATGGTGAAGAACTTTCATACAAGCGACTCAACCCCAGATATATCTGAACTTCCAGATTTAGGGAAATATTCTCTTACAAATGATATTTATAATGTGATTTACTTCAGTCCTTCCAGCTTTCAAAAGGGTTTAGTTGTTCTTTTAGAGGAAGCCTTAAAATCAAAGGAATTGGATATTGTCAAATGGTGCATTACAGAACTACGACAAGAAGGATTCTTAGTCCAGGAAATcctttctttgatcaagaatttCAACCCCTCTCTTTTTAGAGAATTATTCCACGAAGATATCGAAAACAGTATCAGATAA
- the MRPL36 gene encoding mitochondrial 54S ribosomal protein bL31m (COG:J; EggNog:ENOG503P2ZQ), producing the protein MFRNMMIGKLSIQREFARGIAMKGDVHLSNRRVMRKIKLGKARPAIFHQFETLVELSDGSVIKRRSQAPKDEIRMINDQRNSVLWNPNRSDLVAVDPNATGKVNKFNQRFASFSPSIEATSETSETNSTQKDGLIELLGQNVKEVASGGKLFDKKQSKSKK; encoded by the coding sequence ATGTTCAGAAATATGATGATAGGTAAACTCTCTATTCAAAGAGAGTTTGCTAGGGGTATTGCCATGAAGGGTGATGTGCACTTATCAAACAGGAGAGTGATGAGAAAGATAAAATTGGGAAAAGCAAGACCTGCTATTTTCCATCAATTCGAGACTTTGGTCGAATTAAGCGATGGTTCTGTGATTAAAAGAAGATCCCAAGCCCCTAAAGATGAAATCAGAATGATCAACGACCAGAGGAATAGTGTATTATGGAACCCAAATAGATCTGATTTAGTGGCGGTGGATCCAAATGCCACTGGAAAGGTTAACAAGTTCAATCAAAGATTTGCATCTTTTCTGCCAAGTATAGAAGCTACGTCCGAGACGTCGGAAACTAATAGTACCCAAAAGGATGGCTTAATAGAGTTATTGGGCCAAAATGTGAAAGAGGTGGCCAGCGGTGGAAAGTTGTTTGACAAAAAACAACTGAAATCTAAGAAATAA